A stretch of Amycolatopsis balhimycina FH 1894 DNA encodes these proteins:
- a CDS encoding translation initiation factor IF-2 N-terminal domain-containing protein produces the protein MSNAETPAEHAGGNPATPTTGPLADLPARIRVHALAKLLESHSRDVLAKLAELGESVRSAQSSVTREVALKVAEAFTPGDVEETPAEAPRQPALPPVPEVSVSSVSSGEAEKPRPRQKTRAHLPVFAAPSPVFLPPETPAAKPSRKPVDPFAEPPSRPEPEVAEEAEAEDTTPAIDSDDDEDAGSRRRRRRGRRGRGRGKGADGGDETAENEDDQVEEQPRRKGRNGDEKPEADTEEAEDAAAEAESDADEGEGEGGTRRRRRRRRRKGSDGEDAEATGTDDPPNTVTHVRQAKAEQAERERPARDEVRSVRGSTRLEAKRQRRRDGREAGRRRAPILSEAEFLARRESVERTMVVAEHGDSTQIAVLEDGVLVEHFVTQSGSGSIVGNVYLGRVQNVLPSMEAAFIDIGRGRNAVLYAGEVDWDAAGLEGKARKIEQALSTGDSVLVQVTKDPVGHKGARLTTQISLPGRFLVYVPAGGATGISRKLPENERRRLKDILKRIVPEDAGVIIRTASEGIGEEELGRDVDRLKAQWDVIKDKAAAGSGKKGGAPTMLYEEPDLLVKVVRDLFTEDFTKLEIQGNRSWETINDYVRHVAPELTDRLKRYVGTANAFADHRIDEQITKALDRKVWLPSGGYLVIDRTEAMTVIDVNTGKFTGSGGNLEETVTRNNLESAEEIVRQLRLRDIGGIIVIDFIDMVLESNRELVLRRLTECLGRDRTRHQVAEVTSLGLVQMTRKKIGTGLLEAFSTPCEHCKGRGVLVSTEVQRTHGGSSSSQGGNGNGGNSGGSGGGEKSSRRSRGRGKGDEAAKVEAEATAKAEVHAVPPPEKRESIASAVAAMANASKVAKEHDHGALNGNGHVPEPAREVADVPVTTEADEAPVAAEPPAEPAQEVAGTPVTTEADETPVPQEAEPEVEASSAPEPAEEPVNESSAPAQPVADEPEVSVPEPAVRSTRRRPRRAASRPAGPPVHASDQRQ, from the coding sequence ATGTCGAACGCGGAAACACCCGCCGAGCACGCCGGCGGGAATCCCGCCACACCCACGACCGGCCCGCTGGCCGACCTGCCCGCCCGGATCCGGGTGCACGCGCTGGCCAAGCTGCTCGAATCGCACAGCCGGGACGTCCTCGCGAAGCTGGCCGAGCTGGGCGAAAGCGTCCGGAGCGCGCAGTCGAGCGTGACCAGGGAAGTGGCGCTCAAGGTGGCCGAGGCCTTCACGCCCGGCGACGTCGAAGAAACCCCCGCCGAGGCGCCTCGGCAGCCCGCGCTCCCGCCGGTGCCCGAGGTGTCGGTGTCGTCAGTGTCGTCGGGGGAGGCCGAGAAGCCGCGGCCGCGGCAGAAGACCCGCGCGCACCTGCCGGTGTTCGCCGCGCCTTCGCCGGTGTTCCTGCCGCCGGAGACACCGGCTGCCAAGCCGTCCCGCAAGCCGGTCGACCCGTTCGCGGAGCCGCCGTCCCGCCCGGAGCCCGAAGTGGCCGAGGAAGCGGAGGCGGAGGACACGACGCCGGCCATCGACTCCGACGACGACGAGGACGCCGGCAGCCGCCGCCGCCGTCGCCGGGGCCGTCGCGGCCGTGGCCGGGGCAAGGGCGCCGACGGCGGCGACGAGACCGCCGAGAACGAGGACGACCAGGTCGAGGAGCAGCCGCGCCGCAAGGGCCGCAACGGCGACGAAAAGCCCGAAGCGGACACCGAAGAGGCCGAGGACGCCGCCGCGGAAGCCGAGAGCGACGCCGACGAGGGCGAAGGGGAGGGCGGCACCAGGCGCCGTCGCCGCCGCCGCCGTCGCAAGGGCTCGGACGGCGAGGACGCCGAGGCCACCGGCACCGACGACCCGCCGAACACGGTCACGCACGTCCGCCAGGCCAAGGCCGAGCAGGCCGAGCGTGAGCGCCCGGCGCGCGACGAGGTGCGCAGCGTCCGCGGCTCGACCCGCCTGGAAGCCAAGCGCCAGCGCCGCCGTGACGGCCGCGAGGCGGGCCGCCGCCGCGCCCCGATCCTGTCCGAGGCCGAGTTCCTGGCCCGGCGCGAGTCGGTCGAGCGCACGATGGTCGTCGCGGAGCACGGCGACTCCACCCAGATCGCGGTGCTCGAGGACGGCGTCCTCGTCGAGCACTTCGTCACGCAGTCGGGCTCCGGCTCGATCGTCGGCAACGTCTACCTCGGCCGCGTCCAGAACGTGCTGCCGAGCATGGAAGCCGCGTTCATCGACATCGGCCGCGGCCGCAACGCCGTGCTGTATGCCGGCGAGGTCGACTGGGACGCCGCCGGCCTTGAGGGCAAGGCCCGCAAGATCGAGCAGGCGCTGTCCACCGGCGACTCGGTGCTGGTCCAGGTGACCAAGGACCCGGTCGGGCACAAGGGCGCCCGGCTGACCACGCAGATCTCGCTGCCCGGCCGCTTCCTCGTCTACGTGCCCGCGGGCGGCGCCACCGGCATCTCCCGCAAGCTGCCGGAGAACGAGCGCCGCCGGCTCAAGGACATCCTCAAGCGGATCGTCCCGGAGGACGCGGGTGTGATCATCCGCACAGCCTCCGAGGGGATCGGCGAGGAGGAGCTGGGGCGCGACGTCGACCGGCTGAAGGCCCAGTGGGACGTCATCAAGGACAAGGCCGCCGCCGGTTCCGGCAAAAAGGGCGGCGCGCCGACCATGCTCTACGAAGAGCCGGACCTGCTGGTCAAGGTCGTGCGTGACCTGTTCACCGAGGACTTCACCAAGCTGGAGATCCAGGGCAACCGGTCGTGGGAGACGATCAACGACTACGTCCGGCACGTCGCGCCGGAGCTGACCGACCGGCTCAAGCGCTACGTCGGCACCGCCAACGCGTTCGCCGACCACCGGATCGACGAGCAGATCACCAAGGCCCTCGACCGGAAGGTCTGGCTGCCGAGCGGCGGTTACCTGGTCATCGACCGCACCGAGGCGATGACGGTGATCGACGTCAACACCGGCAAGTTCACCGGATCGGGTGGCAACCTCGAAGAGACGGTGACCCGCAACAACCTGGAGTCGGCGGAGGAGATCGTCCGCCAGCTCCGGCTGCGGGACATCGGCGGCATCATCGTGATCGACTTCATCGACATGGTGCTCGAGTCCAACCGCGAGCTGGTGCTGCGCCGCCTCACCGAGTGCCTCGGCCGCGACCGCACGCGGCACCAGGTCGCCGAGGTCACCTCGCTCGGCCTGGTCCAGATGACCCGCAAGAAGATCGGCACGGGCCTGCTGGAGGCGTTCTCGACGCCGTGCGAGCACTGCAAGGGCCGGGGCGTGCTCGTCTCGACCGAGGTGCAGCGCACGCATGGCGGCAGCTCGTCCTCCCAGGGCGGGAACGGCAACGGCGGGAACAGCGGCGGTAGCGGTGGCGGGGAGAAGAGCTCCCGCCGGTCCCGCGGCCGCGGCAAGGGCGACGAAGCCGCCAAGGTGGAGGCCGAGGCCACCGCCAAGGCCGAGGTGCACGCGGTCCCGCCGCCCGAAAAGCGCGAGTCGATCGCGTCCGCGGTGGCGGCGATGGCGAACGCCTCGAAGGTCGCCAAGGAGCACGACCACGGCGCCCTGAACGGCAACGGGCACGTCCCGGAGCCGGCCAGGGAGGTCGCGGACGTCCCGGTGACCACGGAGGCGGACGAGGCGCCGGTGGCGGCCGAACCGCCCGCGGAACCCGCCCAGGAGGTCGCCGGCACCCCGGTGACCACCGAAGCGGACGAGACGCCGGTGCCGCAGGAAGCAGAGCCCGAGGTCGAGGCGTCGTCGGCGCCCGAGCCGGCGGAGGAGCCCGTCAACGAGTCTTCGGCGCCGGCCCAGCCGGTCGCCGACGAACCCGAGGTCAGCGTGCCCGAACCGGCCGTGCGCTCCACCCGGCGCCGTCCGCGCCGGGCGGCGTCGCGGCCGGCCGGCCCGCCGGTGCACGCCTCGGACCAGCGTCAGTGA